Proteins encoded within one genomic window of Candidatus Hepatoplasma crinochetorum Av:
- a CDS encoding UDP binding domain-containing protein produces MQTNILIIGGGYVGFYTALKLLNNEKIENIDIYDIDQKKINNWKNRKNVINDNYLDNFLNKNPSIFKKLNYINKINYQKYNYFFISLPTNPLISKKKIIFNKEEKYNLHTDLIFKYSENIKKINPNAEIIIRSTINYNDYKKFDKLKLNYWPEFLSQGKDIEKNLNWNKIIFTKNENLKEENLKEIFSEKDFRKLHFLPIKESIIIKIFHNSFDAFSITISNLLANIAENKKLNFSNLTPILNELLAVKPRVKNPGIGYGGSCYPKDSRSLFNLTNSKYDLKLLNNLDKYNLKRRKIYKNYLNEIKISKYILILGISFKGQTNDITDTPTKDLIDYFIRKKYNFKIWEPNLNNLNLNKINKKINSNHLSNNIDNDLKECDLIFIGADWEIFNNFLINKKIINKKIIDLKSYLPITNYNTHFKIGDTIN; encoded by the coding sequence TTGCAAACTAATATATTAATTATAGGCGGAGGTTATGTTGGTTTTTATACTGCACTTAAATTATTAAATAATGAAAAAATAGAAAATATTGATATTTATGACATTGATCAAAAAAAAATTAATAATTGAAAAAATAGAAAAAATGTGATTAATGATAATTATCTTGATAATTTTTTAAATAAAAATCCAAGTATTTTTAAAAAACTAAATTATATAAATAAAATAAATTATCAAAAATATAATTATTTTTTTATCAGTCTTCCAACAAACCCTCTTATTAGTAAAAAGAAAATAATTTTTAATAAAGAAGAAAAATATAATTTACACACTGATTTAATTTTTAAATATAGTGAAAATATTAAAAAAATAAATCCAAATGCAGAAATAATAATAAGATCAACAATTAATTATAATGATTATAAAAAATTTGATAAATTAAAATTAAATTATTGGCCAGAATTTTTATCACAAGGAAAAGATATTGAAAAAAATCTTAATTGGAATAAAATAATTTTTACAAAAAATGAAAATTTAAAAGAAGAAAATTTAAAAGAAATTTTTTCTGAAAAAGATTTTAGAAAACTACATTTTTTACCTATAAAAGAATCTATTATAATTAAAATATTTCATAATTCTTTTGATGCTTTTTCAATTACAATTTCAAATTTATTAGCAAATATTGCAGAAAATAAAAAACTAAATTTTTCAAATCTAACTCCTATTTTAAATGAATTATTAGCTGTAAAACCGCGTGTTAAAAATCCAGGAATTGGTTATGGTGGTTCTTGTTATCCGAAAGATTCAAGAAGTTTATTTAATTTAACAAATTCAAAATATGATCTTAAACTTTTAAACAATTTAGATAAATATAATTTAAAAAGAAGAAAAATATATAAAAATTACTTAAATGAAATTAAAATAAGCAAATATATTTTAATTTTAGGAATTTCATTTAAAGGACAAACTAACGATATTACAGATACACCAACAAAAGATTTAATAGATTATTTCATTAGGAAAAAATATAATTTTAAAATATGAGAACCAAATCTTAATAATTTAAATTTAAACAAAATAAATAAAAAAATAAATAGTAATCATCTTTCAAATAATATTGATAATGATTTGAAAGAATGTGATCTTATTTTTATCGGTGCAGATTGAGAAATATTTAATAATTTTTTAATAAATAAAAAAATTATTAATAAAAAAATTATCGATCTTAAATCTTATTTACCAATTACTAATTATAATACTCATTTTAAAATTGGTGATACAATAAATTAA
- a CDS encoding glycosyltransferase: protein MGSKKTLTFFYSIYNPTIIELNYINKLINYIKKNQLLTEEIDIVIFDDTDNNKYKNYFMDNKVKVLNVQENVKKNKALFYSIDKINSKYLKIVDPDDFLVFDFLEKIINKLKLIDADFILHPFFKLKDNKIKYQNFKEVRYYNFNTIYSVDKIKKEKNLINIDLLYNQDQYLGMIVDLDSSYQKINIPFYIYNRNSFSSIWNNLKYNYSYKYKNIDQIINDTEKNIQFYNLNYKKLSKGVKPRFIRSLFLKQKFKNRYQIYKYVKSKIKTKRININLWILFACFLKFKWI, encoded by the coding sequence ATGGGTTCTAAAAAAACATTAACTTTCTTTTATTCAATATATAATCCAACAATTATTGAATTAAATTATATTAATAAATTAATTAATTACATAAAAAAAAATCAATTACTCACAGAAGAAATTGATATTGTTATTTTTGACGACACCGATAATAATAAATATAAAAATTACTTCATGGATAATAAAGTAAAAGTTTTAAATGTTCAGGAAAATGTAAAAAAAAACAAAGCTTTATTTTATTCTATTGATAAAATAAATAGTAAATATCTTAAAATTGTTGATCCTGATGATTTTTTAGTATTTGATTTTTTAGAAAAAATAATTAATAAATTAAAATTAATTGATGCAGATTTTATTTTACATCCCTTTTTTAAATTAAAAGATAATAAAATAAAATATCAAAATTTTAAAGAAGTAAGATATTACAACTTTAATACAATCTATTCAGTAGATAAAATAAAAAAAGAAAAAAATTTAATTAATATTGACTTACTTTATAATCAAGATCAATATCTTGGGATGATAGTTGATCTTGATAGCTCTTATCAAAAAATAAACATTCCTTTTTATATTTATAATCGCAATTCTTTCTCTTCAATATGAAATAATCTTAAATATAATTACAGTTATAAATATAAAAACATTGATCAAATAATAAATGATACTGAAAAAAATATTCAATTTTATAATTTAAATTATAAAAAATTATCAAAGGGTGTAAAGCCAAGATTTATAAGATCATTATTTTTAAAACAAAAATTTAAAAATAGATACCAAATTTATAAATATGTAAAAAGTAAAATAAAAACAAAAAGAATTAATATAAATTTATGAATCCTTTTTGCTTGTTTTTTAAAATTTAAATGAATTTAA
- the gpmI gene encoding 2,3-bisphosphoglycerate-independent phosphoglycerate mutase: MDKKTKKPVALVILDGYGQAPAGKGNAVKLAKSPNIDKWKKQFPSILMNTGGKFVGLPDGQMGNSEVGHMNIGAGRIVYQSLALINKEIKEDLLKDNKILLKAINYAKKNNSNFHIMGLCSDGGVHAHIDHIITLAKIAKDHNVNVFVHAFTDGRDVSPVSSQQSIKKLIDAKINIASISGRYYAMDRDKRWDRIQLSYDVIVNRKGENFKDIFKYIQEEYKKKVTDEFLIPAYNKNLDGQIKDNDAVLFANFRSDRAREMSHMLIGSNTKITNYDYEAKGKRLKNLFYASMREYAGIKTNILYPAKHMKHLLGEVLENHKLVQMRAAETEKYPHVTFFLDGQQEIPKKHEKRILVDSPKVATYDLKPEMSAYELTDRIIENANDVDVFIINYAQPDMVGHTGSIPAAIKACEVADQMLGRLYDKIVNKMGGVMIITADHGNSDVMLTKEGKPMTAHSLNPVLTIITDQNLIFKDKFTNPKNIKSKLADLAPTILHLLDIKIPKEMTGEVLIKD; the protein is encoded by the coding sequence ATGGATAAAAAAACAAAAAAACCAGTTGCTTTAGTTATTTTGGATGGATATGGACAAGCACCAGCAGGAAAAGGAAATGCTGTAAAACTTGCTAAATCACCAAATATCGATAAATGAAAAAAACAATTTCCAAGCATTTTAATGAACACAGGAGGAAAATTTGTTGGTCTTCCAGATGGACAAATGGGTAATTCTGAAGTTGGACATATGAATATTGGAGCTGGAAGAATTGTTTATCAATCTCTTGCTCTTATTAATAAAGAAATCAAAGAGGATTTATTAAAAGATAATAAAATACTTCTTAAAGCAATAAACTATGCTAAGAAAAATAATAGTAATTTTCATATAATGGGACTTTGTTCTGATGGGGGAGTTCATGCACATATAGATCATATTATTACTCTTGCTAAAATTGCAAAAGATCATAATGTAAATGTTTTTGTTCATGCGTTTACAGATGGAAGAGATGTTTCTCCAGTTTCTTCACAACAATCAATTAAAAAATTAATCGATGCTAAAATAAATATCGCATCAATTAGTGGCCGTTATTATGCAATGGATCGTGATAAAAGATGAGATCGAATTCAACTTTCTTATGATGTTATTGTTAATCGAAAAGGGGAAAATTTTAAAGACATTTTTAAATATATTCAAGAAGAATATAAAAAGAAAGTTACTGATGAATTTTTAATTCCTGCTTATAATAAAAATTTAGATGGACAAATTAAAGATAATGATGCTGTTTTATTTGCTAATTTTCGTTCAGATCGGGCAAGAGAAATGTCTCATATGTTAATTGGTTCTAATACAAAAATTACAAATTATGATTATGAAGCAAAAGGGAAAAGATTAAAAAATTTATTTTATGCATCAATGCGTGAATATGCAGGAATTAAAACAAATATTTTATACCCTGCAAAACATATGAAACATCTTTTGGGTGAAGTATTAGAAAATCATAAATTAGTACAAATGCGTGCTGCAGAAACAGAAAAATATCCTCATGTTACATTTTTCTTAGATGGACAACAAGAAATTCCTAAAAAACATGAAAAAAGGATTTTAGTAGACTCTCCTAAAGTTGCAACATATGATTTAAAGCCAGAAATGTCAGCTTATGAATTAACAGATCGAATTATTGAAAATGCAAATGATGTAGATGTATTTATTATAAATTATGCTCAACCTGATATGGTAGGACATACAGGATCTATTCCTGCTGCAATAAAAGCTTGTGAAGTTGCTGATCAAATGTTGGGTAGACTTTATGATAAAATTGTAAATAAAATGGGAGGAGTAATGATTATTACAGCTGATCATGGTAATTCTGATGTGATGCTTACAAAAGAAGGAAAACCGATGACAGCACATTCTTTAAATCCAGTATTAACAATTATTACTGATCAAAATCTTATATTTAAAGATAAATTTACAAATCCAAAAAATATAAAATCTAAATTAGCAGATTTAGCACCAACAATCTTACATCTTTTAGATATTAAAATTCCAAAAGAAATGACAGGAGAAGTTTTAATTAAAGATTAA
- the yihA gene encoding ribosome biogenesis GTP-binding protein YihA/YsxC, translated as MNDQLDNNNFLKNVKYLLTTDSLDKMPNDNLKEIVIIGRSNVGKSTFINTIANNKQLAKKSNKAGKTRAISFFDVDNKFRLVDIPGYGYANVSKKQLQIFSKMLGDYFSKRNNLDLAILLLDIRRKLSNDDFLMISYLQENKINYQIVATKLDKVNQKEKAAFIKEIKIKLNKNNIILYSAINKTNLRAIKNLFSNYF; from the coding sequence TTGAATGATCAATTAGATAATAATAATTTCTTAAAAAATGTAAAGTATTTACTTACTACAGATAGTTTAGATAAAATGCCTAATGATAATTTAAAAGAGATTGTAATAATTGGAAGATCAAATGTTGGTAAATCAACATTTATAAATACAATCGCAAACAATAAACAACTTGCAAAAAAATCAAATAAAGCAGGAAAAACACGTGCCATTTCTTTTTTTGATGTTGATAATAAATTTCGTTTGGTCGATATTCCTGGTTATGGATATGCAAATGTAAGTAAAAAGCAATTGCAAATATTTTCTAAAATGCTGGGAGATTATTTTTCGAAGCGAAATAATTTGGATCTTGCAATCTTACTTTTAGATATTAGAAGAAAACTTTCAAATGATGATTTTTTAATGATTAGTTATTTACAAGAAAATAAGATAAATTATCAAATTGTTGCTACTAAATTAGATAAGGTAAATCAAAAAGAAAAAGCAGCATTTATAAAGGAAATTAAAATTAAATTAAATAAAAATAATATTATTTTATATTCAGCAATAAATAAAACTAATTTAAGAGCAATCAAAAATTTATTTTCAAATTATTTTTAA
- a CDS encoding ATP-binding cassette domain-containing protein, with product MKKNKVLQNNQDNQQEKEKSDFKTIFLNVDYLRFINKYKVIIDNKDNLKRKIKNLETKIILLQEENNDDNLAEIENIKKRIEELQKKLNNVEFEGKKYFEKIKSLEEIFKNNYFLELKNVRKNFGKKEVLKGINLKIKKGDRISIIGHNGSGKTTLADIISGVKGATNGSLIYYVGKSKEDLGDSIGIQFQKLNYPEGYKVSEIIIFFNRMVNKKIRYTNRELKILIKEFGIDKFYNKTLISLSGGQKQRVNLFLAFIKKPKLLILDELSTGLDIDIYERVVSLFKRYIEENKITVILISHNLLEIKNLTNTVFLLKNGVISLEMPSTKLNDKNFYDFIKRNDEKIDFNFEFNVDKKYIKSKFYNIFNFFPKIIKKNFDDVTEFKINIDKKNTKIIKIESGIDKYDKKSIDFKLERDHLLEKTIEAKENNSSHSLIDRKINKINHKIWKVESKKNRIEDDIYTIQEKIIDEYKELIEIFEYKRKLKTKSLRKQKASKQELKKQKEFSKKHKKIIINKEHINQIEKEILDKESVLQEENKNLSYQLILLQEIPEKYPKIFNNELFKNYQKEQIRIINVKKYFGIKPAVDGVMLNLNKGERVAITGPNGSGKTTLTEILATTLNSTTGRIKYYFAPSRSIAKHEIGMQFQESKFPSDLKVKDILLLFLNTSMWAISEEELWKLVNIFKLDHILKSNGDVLSGGERQRLNVIIALLKQPSLLILDEISTGLDVESIEEINQYIKYYLDQTNANLVLISHNPVEVYRLVDKLIILKDGKVSEIHNLKKMSLSTVRKIFIDIYKDINDKFLDLKSLNFKTDTIENNYDIVQKIDSKKEKEV from the coding sequence ATGAAAAAAAACAAAGTTTTACAAAATAATCAAGATAATCAACAAGAAAAAGAAAAAAGCGATTTTAAAACCATTTTTTTAAATGTTGATTATTTAAGATTTATAAATAAATACAAAGTCATTATTGATAATAAAGATAACTTAAAAAGAAAAATTAAAAATTTAGAAACGAAAATTATTTTGTTGCAAGAAGAAAATAATGATGATAATTTAGCAGAAATTGAAAATATAAAAAAAAGAATAGAAGAATTACAAAAAAAATTAAATAATGTTGAATTTGAAGGAAAAAAATATTTTGAAAAAATAAAAAGTCTAGAAGAAATTTTTAAAAATAATTATTTTCTTGAATTAAAAAATGTTCGTAAAAATTTTGGTAAAAAAGAAGTTTTAAAAGGTATTAATTTAAAAATAAAAAAAGGTGATCGAATATCAATTATTGGTCATAATGGTTCAGGAAAAACAACTCTTGCAGATATTATTTCTGGGGTAAAAGGAGCTACAAATGGAAGTTTAATTTACTATGTTGGTAAATCAAAAGAAGATCTAGGTGATAGCATTGGAATTCAATTTCAAAAATTAAATTATCCTGAAGGATATAAAGTAAGTGAAATTATTATTTTTTTTAATCGTATGGTTAATAAGAAAATTAGATATACAAATCGCGAATTAAAGATTTTAATTAAAGAATTTGGAATCGATAAATTTTATAATAAAACATTAATTTCTCTTTCAGGAGGACAAAAGCAAAGAGTTAATCTTTTTCTTGCTTTTATTAAAAAACCAAAATTGTTAATTTTAGATGAATTATCTACAGGATTAGATATTGATATTTATGAAAGGGTTGTATCTTTATTTAAAAGATATATTGAAGAAAATAAAATTACAGTTATTTTAATTTCACATAATCTTTTAGAGATAAAAAATCTTACAAATACGGTTTTTCTTTTAAAAAATGGTGTAATCTCTCTTGAAATGCCTTCTACTAAATTAAATGATAAAAATTTTTATGATTTTATTAAAAGAAATGATGAAAAAATTGATTTTAATTTTGAATTTAATGTGGATAAAAAATATATAAAAAGCAAATTTTATAATATTTTTAATTTCTTTCCTAAAATTATTAAAAAAAATTTCGATGATGTAACAGAATTTAAAATTAATATTGATAAAAAAAATACTAAAATTATCAAAATAGAAAGTGGAATTGATAAATATGATAAAAAATCGATTGATTTTAAATTAGAAAGAGATCATTTATTAGAAAAAACAATTGAAGCAAAAGAAAATAATAGTTCTCATAGTTTAATTGATCGAAAAATAAATAAAATTAATCATAAAATTTGAAAAGTAGAATCGAAAAAAAATCGAATTGAAGATGATATATATACAATTCAAGAAAAAATAATTGATGAATATAAAGAATTAATTGAAATTTTTGAATATAAAAGAAAATTAAAAACAAAATCATTAAGAAAACAAAAAGCTAGTAAGCAAGAATTAAAAAAACAAAAAGAATTTTCAAAAAAACATAAAAAAATAATAATAAATAAAGAACATATTAATCAAATAGAAAAAGAAATTTTAGATAAAGAATCTGTTTTACAAGAAGAAAATAAAAATTTATCATATCAACTTATTTTATTACAGGAAATTCCAGAAAAATATCCAAAAATATTTAATAATGAACTATTTAAAAATTATCAAAAAGAACAAATTAGAATTATTAATGTTAAAAAATATTTTGGAATAAAACCTGCTGTCGATGGGGTGATGCTAAATTTAAATAAAGGTGAGAGAGTTGCAATTACAGGACCAAATGGAAGTGGGAAAACAACACTTACAGAAATCTTAGCAACAACTTTAAATAGTACAACTGGAAGAATTAAATATTATTTTGCTCCATCAAGATCAATTGCAAAACACGAAATTGGAATGCAATTTCAAGAATCTAAATTTCCTTCTGATTTAAAAGTAAAAGATATTCTTTTATTATTTTTAAATACTTCAATGTGAGCAATTTCAGAAGAAGAACTTTGAAAATTAGTAAATATTTTTAAATTAGATCATATTTTAAAATCAAATGGAGATGTTTTGTCAGGAGGAGAGAGACAGCGTTTAAATGTTATTATTGCTTTATTAAAACAACCAAGTTTATTAATTTTAGATGAAATATCAACAGGACTTGATGTTGAATCAATCGAAGAAATTAATCAATATATTAAATATTATCTTGATCAAACAAATGCAAATCTTGTTTTAATAAGTCATAATCCAGTAGAAGTTTATCGTTTAGTTGATAAACTTATAATTTTAAAAGATGGAAAAGTTTCTGAAATTCATAATTTGAAAAAAATGAGTTTATCTACAGTAAGGAAAATTTTTATTGATATTTATAAAGATATTAATGATAAATTTTTAGATCTTAAAAGTTTAAATTTTAAAACAGATACAATTGAAAATAATTATGATATTGTACAAAAAATAGATAGCAAGAAAGAAAAAGAAGTTTAG